One genomic region from Anticarsia gemmatalis isolate Benzon Research Colony breed Stoneville strain chromosome 7, ilAntGemm2 primary, whole genome shotgun sequence encodes:
- the LOC142974083 gene encoding uncharacterized protein LOC142974083 isoform X4, with protein MDEAVTHYINSHQTDEGVHVDANTLALNVQDDGGGRVAIMHSQTYSTSLCRQVSVGEVSEGQWGEELMDPDCRLAALMAHITQQSRGQLQQPHHKIQTVRGDVDTSVILDNSMRLFSNQALDQSQEPIVVQVPALPPMPPLQQMKRCQEDWFNNKPKTNLKDESTMVTESNSPVLELNPGSSPAQKQQSKKSLPHKKRISRKLKKNNGSSTPQQDIVVINCAEDVQQEEILPDNFVTAVQHQDLRPEDTHDIAHEVVRPIFICQICGEFYGEEQLKFFQHLKHHYEPHNTIIIENPVTDLGIDKMTSSCIVDNVAILPDSIVELSLENSVPKTINQTIDKHVLYTTSDKTLNYTTNKVQYSMASMDKEPTVATEVEKADLYDTLDKLELYSCVKCSKTFRKQKQCEAHMKEAHSKLEDMGEFSEPEDLMEGIHVAVDEGGEHYEQSLLPHLTVENGHAHQENTRHWYGRSSSQCSSAAYCGVCADHAHTHAHTHAHSHSHTQTHTHTHPTHTHAPAHTHAQTQARERPHSPQQLKVLKEEVLQRILETDVANDNANFSENIINDLREPIPIRAASPRDEDSNSKDATETKKKGQKRFECPQCGRVFHHRNSLLYHILSHGGKQQVCRDCGKAFYTVTALKIHRRVHNGDRPYKCEVCGRDFRQWSDLKYHKASIHSNQKMFKCEFCDKEFARKYSLSVHRRIHTGERNYKCEYCSKTFRASSYRLSHMRTHTSVKPHKCSQCEKCFRVAADLRRHMLIHDKVRNRLNEQKTKGKEPRDRKQDKIEDKPIKVEVTNKTKKVAVASTTKMPNNVPLNTKNCVKKPSKPVKKNHKKGAPNVTIDQLDTNYTNNVEVFDTRQEPPYTKFKEVYNETGYIKDDLDNAFDKQVICYKALTEDRDFAILRPMYRNNVLIDNVEAEKGVFRENTDGKMQVYTQVEKKDFNNQLPSSQVALSDMRHLEREVRNDIHGETIENGFIERLTALYNIPAV; from the exons ATGGACGAAGCAGTGACGCATTATATAAATTCACACCAAACAGACGAG GGTGTGCATGTAGATGCCAATACCTTGGCACTGAATGTCCAAGATGATGGAGGTGGCAGAGTGGCCATCATGCATTCTCAGACTTATTCCACATCATTATGCAG GCAAGTATCAGTGGGAGAAGTGAGTGAAGGACAATGGGGTGAGGAGCTGATGGACCCTGACTGCCGGCTGGCGGCACTCATGGCACACATCACCCAGCAGAGCAGAGGACAGCTGCAGCAACCACATCATAAG ATACAGACAGTAAGAGGTGATGTGGATACCTCTGTTATTCTGGACAACTCTATGAGACTCTTTAGTAACCAGGCTTTA GATCAATCTCAAGAGCCTATAGTAGTGCAAGTGCCCGCATTACCGCCGATGCCGCCGCTACAACAGATGAAGAGATGTCAAGAAGATTGGTTCAATAACAAACCTAAGactaatttaaaa GATGAATCGACAATGGTGACAGAATCCAACAGTCCGGTGTTAGAACTGAACCCTGGCTCGTCTCCAGCACAGAAGCAGCAGAGCAAGAAGAGTCTGCCCCACAAGAAGAGAATATCTAGAAAGTTAAAGAAGAATAACGGAAGTAGTACTCCGCAACAG GATATAGTAGTAATCAACTGTGCTGAAGATGTTCAACAAGAGGAGATCTTGCCAGATAACTTCGTGACTGCTGTACAGCATCAGGACTTGAGACCTGAAGACACGCACGACATCGCTCATGAAGTT GTTCGTCCAATCTTCATTTGTCAAATATGTGGAGAATTCTACGGCGAAGAGCAGTTGAAGTTCTTCCAACATTTGAAACATCACTATGAGCCGCACAAcactattattattgaaaatccTGTGACTGATCTAGGAATTGACAAG atgaCCAGTTCCTGCATAGTAGACAACGTAGCGATCCTCCCAGATTCAATAGTCGAACTATCTCTCGAAAACTCCGTACCTAAGACCATCAACCAAACGATAGATAAACACGTACTATACACTACAAGCGACAAAACACTTAACTACACTACAAATAAGGTGCAATATTCCATGGCTAGTATGGATAAAGAACCGACAGTCGCTACGGAGGTCGAGAAAGCAGATTTGTACGATACGTTAGATAAATTAGAACTGTATAGTTGTGTGAAATGTAGCAAGACTTTTAGGAAACAGAAGCAGTGTGAAGCGCATATGAAGGAGGCTCATTCGAAg TTAGAAGACATGGGCGAGTTCAGTGAGCCTGAGGACCTGATGGAGGGCATCCACGTGGCGGTGGACGAGGGGGGGGAGCACTACGAACAGTCGCTACTGCCACACCTTACTGTGGAGAATGGACATGCTCATCAGGAGAATACTAGGCATTG GTACGGTCGCAGCAGCAGCCAGTGCTCGAGCGCGGCGTACTGCGGCGTGTGCGCCGAccacgcacacacacacgcacacacgcacgcacactcacactcacacacacaaacgcacacgcacacgcacccCACGCACACACACGCGCccgcacacacacacgcacagaCGCAAGCGAGAGAACGACCGCATTCGCCGCAGCAGCTTAAGGTTCTTAAAG AGGAAGTCCTTCAAAGAATCTTAGAAACGGACGTGGCGAACGACAACGCCAATTTCTCCGAGAACATTATAAACGACCTCCGAGAACCCATACCTATTCGTGCTGCCTCCCCCAGAGACGAAGACTCCAACTCAAAGGATGCTACTGAAACTAAGAAGAAGGGCCAGAAAAGATTCGAATGTCCCCAATGTGGACGTGTGTTTCATCATAGAAATAGTCTGTTGTACCATATATTGTCTCATGGAGGGAAACAGCAAGTTTGCAGGGATTGTGGCAAAGCATTTTATACTGTTACTGCGcttaag ATTCACAGGCGAGTGCATAATGGTGACCGGCCATATAAGTGTGAAGTGTGCGGCCGAGACTTTAGACAATGGAGTGATCTCAAATATCACAAAGCATCTATACATTCCAATCAG AAGATGTTCAAGTGCGAGTTCTGCGACAAGGAGTTCGCGCGCAAGTACTCGCTGAGCGTGCACCGGCGCATCCACACGGGCGAGCGCAACTACAAGTGCGAGTACTGCAGCAAGACCTTCCGCGCCTCCTCCTACCGCCTCAGTCACATGCGGACGCACACTA GTGTAAAACCCCACAAATGTTCTCAATGCGAGAAATGTTTCCGAGTAGCGGCCGACCTCCGCCGGCACATGTTGATACACGACAAAGTGCGCAACAGACTCAACGAACAAAAAACCAAAGGGAAAGAGCCGAGAGACAGAAAACAAGATAAAATTGAAGATAAACCAATTAAAGTGGAAGTCACTAACAAAACTAAGAAGGTAGCTGTTGCTTCTACAACAAAAATGCCTAACAACGTCCCTTTGAATACTAAAAACTGTGTCAAAAAGCCTTCGAAACCAGTTAAGAAGAACCATAAGAAAGGAGCTCCTAACGTGACTATAGACCAATTAGACACAAACTACACGAACAACGTGGAAGTCTTCGACACAAGGCAAGAACCTCCGTACACTAAATTCAAGGAAGTGTACAACGAAACTGGTTATATCAAAGATGATTTAGACAACGCGTTTGATAAACAAGTTATATGTTACAAAGCGTTAACCGAAGACCGTGATTTTGCAATCTTACGACCTATGTACAGAAATAACGTGTTAATAGACAATGTGGAAGCAGAAAAAGGTGTTTTCAGAGAGAACACTGATGGCAAAATGCAAGTGTATACGCAGGTGGAGAAAAAGGACTTTAATAATCAATTACCTAGTTCCCAAGTGGCGTTGAGTGATATGAGACATTTGGAACGAGAAGTACGTAACGATATTCATGGGGAAACTATTGAGAATGGTTTTATAGAGAGGTTGACAGCGTTGTACAATATACCTGCTGTGTAA